The Coffea arabica cultivar ET-39 chromosome 2c, Coffea Arabica ET-39 HiFi, whole genome shotgun sequence genome includes the window TGTCCACGGCTTCCATCAAACCCTCCAAGAAAAGGATCCCTTTTTACTGGAAGAGAATCTCCATTTGCAAATGGCTTAACTGATTTCCCTACTATACTAGGTTCATTATCCTGAGCAAGGATAAATCTTGTGAGGAAACATCATAGAAGATTAGCACTGCAAGGATGATACAGAAAGCAAAGCTAGGAAAGTTGCTCGTCTTTTGATTGTTCAAGTTTTAACCAACAAATGAAGATTACTTTCTACATGGACTACAAAGGTGGTATATTAACTTTGCGATTCAGCACATAAGAGAATGAAGTCATGACCAGCAAATTGAATTTCTCAAGCTATAGTATACATTTTCTGTCACCTCATTGGTCGGAAGTTCAACATTGCTCCAAACTTCTTCAGTCTTCTGCCCCAGGATGCAGTTCCCAACAGGAACATTGGTCATTTGGTCATAATTGCTTGCATCCACTGATTCAGAACATCTCTCATGGCTGTCAATTGGAAAATCTCCATCTGTGTCAATAGAAAAAGCACTATCACTAATTTCCGAGCCCAACTGCATGCTGTCATTGATATTACTTCTGGAAGGACCTCCCGGAATGACATAGTTGGAAAGAGTTCTTTGTGTAGGATCAGAAGGAACATCATTTTTGTCATCACTGAACTGAGACATCCGGAGTCctacaaagaagaaaaagtaaatTCTTGTCAATCATCCTTAGATTATAACAAAGGCTTCATGAATGTACACATCCGCAGTATCCCTATCGGGTGGCATCATTATTACCAAGATACTTTGCTGGAAGGAGGAAGCAAGGATGGAGTCACATAGATACCTAGTGAAGAATCTCATAATCACTTCATCTTGTTTAGAAAGTGAAGGTATATGGAAGTGCAAGAAGAGAGGAAacaaattataagaaaataaaggGGGAATTCCTCACTTGGTATAACCATATGAGTAGTACTACCATGAAATTGTTTCCATACCTATCAGTCTCAAAGATACAGGGAGTTCAGCCTTCAATAGTTTTGAAGCATGCTTCAAAATATCCTCACTGGAGCTTATAAAATTTGGTAAAGTTACAGCACGCGTCCGGACCTGGGTTGCAAATTTTCAGTCAAGTGAGACATTTGATTCCTTGAATAAACAGTGATGGACCACTAGTTATTACTTTAAGCAGTTTGGAGAGTAAAAAAACAAATCTTTTCAAGATGGCAGAGATATATAGAGTGCATAAAACGACAGAAGCATTgcaaaaagaagggaaaaaaaagaattaggGTGAAGACGTAAATAGGAAAGCAGCAACGATAGTCAGCTTAGAAGGCTGGCTACTGCAACATTCTAATACAAGGCCCGAGCTTTTGACATTGCTGCAGAAGTACCTCAAAGGATGCAGTTTTCAACTTTAACGTCAATGTTTTTCCACTAATGCCCTCTTTTCTCATGTCAGCAGAAAGCATTTCAGCAAGATCCACTGCAATGACAAGTTGAGGAGCAGTTGAATGACGATCAAGTGataaaagggttttgaaaagaaaaagcagTGAAAGCAACAGGATAAGCATTAATTTCAAGGAACACAACGATAATGTACTAAAACCCCGGTTAACTTTCTAAAATCCACAAGTGAAAATAAAGTAATCTAGATGTCCaataacaaaaaggaaaaagcattCTACCAAAACATGCAGCTAGAAGCAAATTGTGAGAAGGCAATTGCAGTCAGTTTTTAGGATTTATAATGTCTGCTAGCATCTAGAACATGTGGGAAGACAGAGAGACAAGCAGTGTCCCTATGCAGGTCATCAATGCCTTGAAATGCACTCGAAATTCTTTAACTTCCATCAAGAGAATAAAATAGTGATAAATTGGTAGGcataaaagtgataaaaatagtgaaaaaatttataaatgttcAAATCAATTCTTGATGTTTATGTATCAAACATCCAAGCATGTCCTGAAGCCCAGTCAATAAACGTTTCACAATATagtcaaataagaaaaaaaatccatCAAGTCAATGCACAAACATAAGCAAAGGATGCCAAAAAGCTAAGTGATATGGTCTTTGATTTAAGTTTCACCAGTCTGTAAACCTTCATCTGATTAAATATTAGTTTCTGTCCACACTAAGCTCCATTACAAAGAAAAATAATCGACAACAAATCCTCACTCACTTCCTACAGGATACACACCACTTAGATAGCATACCAAGAGAGAATtgaaaatcacataaaacattTACCTATTTTCTTGTGAAGCAATTCCTCATCACCAGTGGCAGAAAATGTCCTTTCATTGCTTATGCTTTTCCTAAACCTAATTTGAGGGGTATCGGTTCCCCCAAGTCCCAGAGCAACTGAGAAGAAAAAGTCTGCAATTAGGAGGCAAAAACATTAGTACATGTGAACTTGATGCAGAATGctcaagaaaaatcataacatAAGCCAAAACAAGAACATGCCTGATGAAGAGCGGGAGAAAAGTGCACAGAGAAAACTACTCTTTTGCAGCATCTCCTCGCATGTTGTAATTCCAAAGACATTCTTTAAGATCTGTTCAGTTACCTTGCCAATCCCCCCTATCTGCATATGACATTTGGGCAAATAAGATGGAGAATACAAAATTCAGAAAAGATATAACATTGCCAACTTGGGCAAAAATTTAACCCATCAATGCTGTGAGCAGCCAAAAAGAGAAAGGGAAATAGTGAATGCAGAATTTTACCTTTCTTATAGGAAGTGAAGAAATAAATGTCATGACAGCCATGCGATCATTCTGTAGTACAAATTGACCATTTGGCTTGTTAATATCAGAGCAAACCTGGTGAAAAAGAAGGAACAAAGCAATATCACGATATTTATAAAGCAAATTTGACATAGAGAAAGGGAAAAGGAGATTTGAATCTGAGAACTTGGTAAAAGTAACTGTTTTCAATGCCTATTTATAGTGAAAG containing:
- the LOC113731527 gene encoding DNA polymerase kappa isoform X2, giving the protein MLFMLLLRHYVIPHYKARKFGVRAAMPGFIARKLCPQLIFVPVDFKKYTHYSELTRKVFYEYDPTFLGASLDEAYLDITNVCQERGITGAEVAEELRKNVYNETGLTCSAGVAPNRLLAKVCSDINKPNGQFVLQNDRMAVMTFISSLPIRKIGGIGKVTEQILKNVFGITTCEEMLQKSSFLCALFSRSSSDFFFSVALGLGGTDTPQIRFRKSISNERTFSATGDEELLHKKIVDLAEMLSADMRKEGISGKTLTLKLKTASFEVRTRAVTLPNFISSSEDILKHASKLLKAELPVSLRLIGLRMSQFSDDKNDVPSDPTQRTLSNYVIPGGPSRSNINDSMQLGSEISDSAFSIDTDGDFPIDSHERCSESVDASNYDQMTNVPVGNCILGQKTEEVWSNVELPTNEVTENDNEPSIVGKSVKPFANGDSLPVKRDPFLGGFDGSRGHTSENRIHHEDLNAGFSSHQRVSFFWAEDYKCSICGVELPPSFVEERQEHSDFHLAERLQEEESGDNVISLTVKPSAYWSSVLKSSMCARLVQREHTIKDRKTRKRQKPSPAGGKHVPIDVYFAKTSQNF